A single Pedobacter sp. PACM 27299 DNA region contains:
- a CDS encoding DUF6266 family protein, giving the protein MAIFAVGPFGRPSGKIGNVVFYELNGQIVGRGIGKAGKPSKKQLANRQAMSATMDFLKPMTDFINVSFKSEAEGSLKNPHNLATSYNKKNALTGEYPNIRVDYTKAILSKGQLESANQLKISKGENGLHLSWDSSVAENGENDDLLMVMISHPGRKRASSYLNAARRVEGICYLPLAKDWMMEEQMEIYVCFKSANGKLISDSTYVGNLNGAPATKEQKAVETQYHATKTRYDLVAANYDKKRLDFAEGIPESKAFRCLETEYFALKSKLLMLQEKPS; this is encoded by the coding sequence ATGGCAATATTCGCAGTTGGCCCTTTTGGGCGCCCTTCCGGGAAAATAGGAAACGTAGTCTTTTATGAATTAAACGGACAAATAGTGGGTCGTGGGATCGGAAAGGCAGGAAAGCCCAGCAAAAAACAATTGGCTAACCGTCAGGCCATGTCAGCGACCATGGATTTTTTGAAACCGATGACTGATTTTATCAATGTGAGTTTTAAATCGGAAGCCGAAGGCAGCTTGAAAAACCCGCATAACCTGGCCACCTCTTATAATAAGAAAAACGCTTTAACAGGTGAATATCCAAATATTCGGGTTGATTATACCAAAGCCATCCTCAGTAAAGGGCAGCTGGAATCGGCAAACCAATTAAAAATCAGCAAAGGAGAAAATGGTCTGCATTTGAGCTGGGATTCGAGTGTTGCTGAAAATGGCGAAAATGATGACTTGCTGATGGTCATGATCAGCCATCCGGGCAGAAAACGTGCAAGCAGCTATTTAAATGCAGCAAGAAGAGTAGAGGGGATTTGTTATCTTCCACTTGCTAAGGATTGGATGATGGAGGAGCAGATGGAAATTTATGTCTGTTTTAAATCGGCGAATGGCAAGTTGATCTCCGATAGTACCTATGTAGGTAATCTGAATGGTGCTCCAGCAACTAAAGAACAAAAGGCAGTAGAAACACAGTACCATGCGACGAAAACCCGCTATGATTTGGTGGCCGCTAATTACGATAAAAAAAGACTGGATTTTGCGGAGGGAATCCCTGAAAGCAAGGCCTTCCGCTGTCTGGAAACAGAATACTTCGCTTTAAAAAGTAAGCTGCTCATGCTGCAGGAAAAACCTTCCTGA
- a CDS encoding lysylphosphatidylglycerol synthase transmembrane domain-containing protein, with product MIKSKTLFSIFKILIKVLLTAGALFWVFSNVDLEKTRATVAQADPVPLAGAFIAFICSQLFASSRVRSFFECIGLKLSEWLNYKLYLLGMFYNMFLPGGIGGDGYKIFLLRKEYGIETRKLVTAVFMDKLSGLWALTVLLLLLLSRTTGLPIPAYWAWILIILGTAGYYLILKLWFKQYVPSFLMIHLKALGGQTCQLLCALFILYTLRVDGPFLPYILLFMASSLLALFPLTIGGLGARELVFMYGAKYFVLDPQVAITISLLFYSISALSSLPGAYFVFHTKSLTKEDKNAIKSGD from the coding sequence ATGATAAAGTCAAAAACCCTATTTTCCATTTTTAAAATCCTGATCAAGGTGCTGCTTACCGCTGGCGCTTTATTCTGGGTATTCAGCAATGTAGATCTGGAAAAGACCCGCGCAACTGTCGCACAAGCAGATCCAGTTCCATTAGCCGGCGCTTTTATTGCCTTTATATGTTCTCAATTGTTTGCCTCTTCCAGGGTCAGAAGTTTTTTTGAATGCATCGGCTTGAAGCTTTCGGAATGGCTCAACTATAAATTATACCTGCTGGGCATGTTTTACAATATGTTTCTTCCTGGCGGAATTGGCGGCGACGGCTATAAGATCTTTTTGCTGCGTAAAGAATATGGCATCGAGACGCGTAAATTAGTGACCGCTGTATTTATGGACAAACTGAGTGGTCTGTGGGCACTCACCGTATTGCTGTTGCTGCTGCTTTCCAGAACAACCGGATTGCCTATCCCCGCTTATTGGGCATGGATCCTGATCATTCTGGGAACTGCCGGCTATTACCTGATATTGAAGTTGTGGTTTAAGCAATATGTCCCTTCGTTTTTAATGATCCACCTCAAAGCATTGGGCGGACAAACCTGTCAGCTGCTCTGCGCCCTGTTTATATTGTATACTTTGCGGGTTGATGGGCCATTCCTACCTTATATATTACTGTTTATGGCTTCCTCTTTATTGGCTTTATTTCCACTTACTATTGGTGGTCTGGGCGCAAGAGAACTGGTATTCATGTATGGCGCGAAGTATTTTGTACTTGATCCGCAGGTAGCGATCACAATCAGCTTGTTATTTTACAGCATTTCGGCATTATCCTCGCTACCAGGTGCCTATTTTGTTTTTCATACCAAGAGCCTGACTAAGGAAGACAAAAACGCCATTAAATCAGGTGATTAG
- a CDS encoding glycosyltransferase family 2 protein → MTNQRLISVVIPAYNEADNIPVIAASIREVFAGLPNYTFEIIFVADGCTDSTMAVLEMMAKHSDHIFHIEFSRNFGHQQAVKAGMDHARGAGVICMDGDMQHPPELIPELIQRWEEGHEVVYTIRNEDKRLPFKKRITSKLFYQVLNRMASVELDQGASDFRLLDRKVVDVFKEFHENEPFLRGLVKWIGFKQYAVSYDPAERFSGSSKYTFKKMVGLALQGVTSFSIKPLYNVVYLGFVFSGISVLYLPYVLYAFTFGHEVSGWASIIMTIAFFGGLQLIILGIIGIYLGKMFMQVKLRPNYIVRSTNIKS, encoded by the coding sequence ATGACTAATCAAAGGTTAATCTCCGTGGTGATTCCTGCTTACAATGAAGCAGACAATATCCCTGTAATTGCGGCCAGTATCCGGGAAGTCTTCGCTGGCTTGCCGAACTATACATTTGAAATCATTTTTGTGGCAGATGGCTGTACAGACAGCACCATGGCCGTATTGGAAATGATGGCCAAACATAGTGATCATATTTTTCATATTGAATTTTCCCGTAATTTTGGACATCAGCAGGCCGTTAAAGCCGGGATGGACCATGCGCGCGGTGCGGGTGTGATCTGTATGGATGGTGACATGCAGCATCCGCCGGAGCTGATTCCGGAGCTGATTCAAAGATGGGAAGAAGGCCACGAAGTGGTTTATACCATCAGAAATGAAGATAAAAGACTGCCTTTTAAAAAGCGGATCACTTCAAAATTGTTCTATCAGGTCCTGAACCGGATGGCCTCTGTGGAATTGGATCAGGGGGCCTCAGATTTCAGACTGCTGGATCGAAAAGTAGTGGATGTTTTTAAAGAATTTCATGAGAATGAACCATTTTTACGTGGTTTAGTGAAATGGATCGGCTTTAAACAATATGCGGTCAGCTATGACCCCGCAGAAAGATTTTCGGGGAGCTCTAAATATACTTTTAAAAAGATGGTTGGTTTAGCGCTGCAAGGCGTCACCTCCTTCTCAATAAAGCCATTGTACAATGTCGTTTACCTGGGATTTGTCTTTTCCGGAATATCCGTCTTATATTTGCCCTATGTACTCTATGCCTTTACCTTTGGACACGAAGTTTCTGGCTGGGCATCCATCATTATGACCATTGCATTTTTTGGAGGCTTACAGCTGATCATTCTGGGTATTATTGGAATATACCTTGGAAAGATGTTTATGCAGGTCAAATTAAGGCCGAATTACATCGTTCGGTCAACAAATATAAAAAGCTAA
- a CDS encoding glycosyltransferase family 87 protein, translating to MSSMSIPSKAPNRLVAFILDKKVILGLYLIAAVVSATKQYLHGTYNNYKIFKHVFWHSINHLNLYTENPLLYLDSNHYGPFFALLIAPFALLPDAFGAVLWNVCNALVLYWGIYNLPIKQKQQSWVAIICLHEALTALLSFQFNVALTGLILLAFSFIYKQQEVKAAAMIIIGFLVKLYGIVGLAFFFFAKNKTKFVVGGLILLPILTFLPAVLSDLNFVWSSHIDWKESLIYKNSLNASLVSMQDISVMGMVRRISGDASIPNTPFLLGGLALFALPYLRVSQYKSTDFQLMMLSSVLIFTVIFSSGSESPTYIIAMLGVAIWFIIQPDPKKWWVIALFVFAMLLTSFSPSDLFPRHIRRTYIMPYSLKALPCVLVWLTIVYQMLTVDFRKSIPAHD from the coding sequence ATGTCTTCAATGTCTATTCCAAGCAAAGCTCCGAACCGCTTAGTTGCATTTATCCTGGATAAAAAAGTAATACTGGGCTTATACCTGATTGCTGCAGTCGTTTCAGCTACCAAACAGTATTTACACGGCACTTACAACAATTACAAAATTTTCAAGCATGTATTTTGGCATAGCATAAACCACCTGAATTTATATACAGAAAATCCGCTGCTGTATCTGGACAGCAATCACTACGGCCCATTCTTTGCCCTGCTGATCGCTCCGTTCGCACTTTTACCGGATGCTTTCGGAGCCGTTCTATGGAACGTGTGTAATGCACTGGTCTTGTATTGGGGGATTTATAACCTGCCGATTAAGCAGAAACAGCAGTCCTGGGTAGCCATCATCTGTTTACATGAGGCACTCACTGCCTTATTGAGTTTCCAGTTCAATGTAGCGCTGACCGGCTTGATCTTACTCGCTTTTTCTTTTATCTATAAACAGCAGGAAGTCAAAGCTGCAGCGATGATCATCATTGGTTTTTTAGTGAAATTATATGGCATCGTTGGACTGGCTTTCTTCTTCTTTGCGAAGAATAAAACAAAGTTTGTTGTCGGTGGACTGATATTATTGCCGATACTGACATTTTTACCTGCAGTGCTTTCAGACCTGAATTTTGTCTGGTCCTCTCATATTGACTGGAAGGAATCCTTAATCTATAAAAACTCACTGAATGCCTCCCTGGTTTCTATGCAGGACATTTCCGTCATGGGAATGGTGAGGCGCATCTCCGGGGATGCTTCCATTCCAAACACCCCGTTTTTGCTGGGAGGATTAGCCTTATTTGCCTTGCCTTACCTTCGTGTGAGCCAATATAAAAGCACTGATTTTCAACTGATGATGCTGAGCTCGGTTTTGATATTTACTGTGATCTTCAGCAGTGGTTCAGAATCGCCAACCTATATTATTGCCATGCTGGGCGTAGCCATCTGGTTCATCATCCAGCCGGATCCAAAAAAATGGTGGGTCATTGCCCTATTTGTTTTTGCCATGTTACTGACCAGTTTCTCCCCTTCAGATTTATTTCCGAGACACATCAGAAGAACCTATATTATGCCTTATTCTTTAAAAGCATTACCTTGTGTATTGGTTTGGCTGACCATCGTATATCAGATGTTGACCGTAGATTTTAGAAAATCCATTCCGGCTCATGACTAA
- a CDS encoding OmpA family protein: protein MKQNLFKALPVAFAALLIGGSVQAQDQAGTTSNQLTTWSIGLNAGVLTPLSPLGGHNDFSNMKSSLGYGLYIKKQITPYFSLRLDGVRGKLKGDNSENWKSGSPNASPVNAFETNLDYSGTLNAVVNLFNISMFNANSAVQLYASGGAGLAGYKVKTSATSGGALVDYAGGKTISELIIPVGLGAKFKLADRVNLDLGWTVNFVDGDNLDGYARGNSSDKYNYGYAGLEFALGKGSKQLAWHNPVALTYEEALSAKQTANALKAENDKLRGEMNDLLKDSDGDGVADKLDKCPGTPAGVVVDGSGCPLKIPVPVIQEKVIITEADRKVVEEAIKNLEFDLGKATIRDKSYATLNRVAALLVEKNFSLKLAGHTDNTGSMALNLRLSKERAEAVKAYLVSQGANPSRIEAVGYGPNQPIATNKTAAGRQQNRRVEFTLY, encoded by the coding sequence ATGAAACAAAATCTATTTAAAGCCCTGCCTGTAGCTTTTGCTGCGCTCCTAATCGGAGGTTCTGTTCAGGCACAGGATCAAGCAGGTACAACCTCAAATCAGTTGACTACCTGGTCGATTGGCCTTAATGCTGGGGTTTTAACTCCTTTATCTCCTCTTGGTGGACATAATGATTTCTCTAATATGAAATCCAGCTTAGGTTACGGACTTTATATTAAGAAACAAATTACCCCTTATTTCTCCCTGCGTTTAGACGGAGTGAGAGGTAAATTGAAAGGTGATAACTCTGAAAACTGGAAAAGCGGTTCGCCAAATGCCAGTCCTGTAAATGCTTTTGAAACTAACCTGGACTATTCAGGAACTTTAAACGCAGTGGTAAATTTATTTAACATCAGTATGTTCAATGCGAACAGTGCAGTACAATTGTACGCTTCTGGTGGTGCTGGTTTAGCGGGTTACAAAGTGAAAACTTCAGCAACCTCTGGTGGTGCATTAGTAGACTATGCTGGTGGTAAAACAATTTCGGAATTGATTATTCCAGTTGGATTAGGTGCTAAATTTAAATTAGCAGACCGTGTAAACTTAGATTTAGGGTGGACTGTTAACTTTGTTGATGGTGATAATCTTGATGGTTATGCACGTGGTAACAGCAGCGATAAATATAACTACGGTTATGCAGGTTTAGAGTTTGCCTTAGGAAAAGGATCGAAACAATTGGCATGGCATAACCCGGTAGCTTTGACTTACGAAGAAGCTTTATCGGCAAAACAAACCGCAAATGCATTAAAAGCTGAGAATGATAAATTAAGAGGCGAAATGAACGACCTGTTAAAAGATTCTGATGGCGATGGTGTTGCGGATAAATTGGATAAATGTCCAGGTACTCCAGCAGGCGTTGTTGTTGACGGTTCTGGCTGTCCATTGAAAATCCCTGTACCAGTAATTCAGGAAAAAGTAATCATCACTGAAGCTGACCGTAAGGTAGTAGAAGAAGCGATTAAAAACTTAGAGTTTGATTTAGGAAAAGCAACGATCCGTGATAAATCTTACGCTACTTTAAACCGTGTTGCAGCATTATTAGTAGAGAAAAACTTTAGCCTTAAATTGGCAGGTCATACTGATAACACTGGTTCTATGGCTTTAAACTTACGTTTGTCGAAAGAAAGAGCGGAAGCTGTGAAAGCTTATTTAGTATCTCAAGGTGCTAATCCTTCACGTATTGAAGCAGTAGGTTATGGTCCAAACCAACCAATTGCAACGAATAAAACTGCCGCTGGTCGTCAACAAAATAGAAGAGTAGAATTTACACTTTACTAG
- a CDS encoding MarR family winged helix-turn-helix transcriptional regulator yields the protein MKQQETVDYFLKVVWQNVSNTYNQIASGFGITQAIGYVLINIEKEGTAVSKLAGLLGVKATSLSRMLNNMEEQGLIYRETSIGDKRSVKVFLTDLGREKRLLAREVVISFNEYLNKHFSNQEKNNLISSLQKLNKLTLAYKIPTENYEQEDK from the coding sequence ATGAAACAACAAGAGACAGTAGATTATTTCCTGAAAGTGGTTTGGCAGAACGTTTCCAACACTTATAATCAGATCGCTTCCGGGTTCGGAATCACGCAGGCCATTGGCTATGTGCTGATCAATATTGAGAAAGAAGGGACTGCGGTTTCTAAGCTGGCCGGTTTGCTCGGGGTGAAGGCTACCAGTTTATCAAGAATGCTAAACAATATGGAAGAACAGGGGTTAATATATCGGGAGACTTCGATCGGTGATAAGCGGTCGGTAAAAGTTTTCCTGACCGATTTAGGCAGGGAGAAAAGACTGCTCGCAAGAGAAGTGGTGATCTCTTTTAATGAATACCTGAACAAGCATTTTAGCAATCAGGAAAAAAATAACCTAATCTCGTCCTTACAGAAACTGAATAAACTTACACTGGCATATAAAATTCCTACTGAAAATTATGAACAAGAAGATAAATAG
- a CDS encoding polysaccharide deacetylase family protein encodes MILLSFDIEEFDMPFEYHKEISFKDQMDISIAGTEAILDILEGYQVKATFFSTVIFAQNAPATIQRILDQGHELASHGYYHSDFKVEHLLSSRLELEKIIQAPVIGYRMARMQPTDDLDIQNAGYEYNSSINPTWLPGRYNNLHLPRTHFKTDKVLQIPASVTPLIRFPLFWLSFHNLPLWLYTAMARWTIKTDGYLNVYFHPWEFTDLDDPERFGFPGYVRKNTGVKMISRMDQFIHKLKQKNAEFVTIASFVKRVSKPI; translated from the coding sequence GTGATACTACTAAGTTTCGATATCGAAGAGTTTGATATGCCCTTCGAATACCATAAAGAGATCTCTTTTAAAGATCAAATGGACATCTCTATTGCAGGTACGGAAGCGATACTGGATATATTGGAAGGCTATCAGGTAAAAGCAACGTTTTTTAGCACCGTTATTTTTGCGCAGAATGCGCCTGCAACGATTCAGCGAATATTGGATCAGGGCCATGAACTGGCATCTCACGGATATTACCATTCTGATTTCAAAGTAGAGCATTTGCTTTCTTCCAGACTGGAACTGGAAAAGATCATTCAGGCGCCCGTTATCGGATACCGCATGGCGAGAATGCAGCCTACCGATGATCTAGACATACAAAATGCAGGTTATGAATACAACAGCTCGATTAATCCAACCTGGCTGCCGGGCCGATACAATAACCTGCACCTGCCAAGAACTCATTTCAAAACAGACAAGGTCTTGCAGATCCCGGCTTCAGTGACACCACTGATCAGGTTCCCATTGTTCTGGCTGTCTTTCCATAACCTTCCATTGTGGCTGTATACGGCTATGGCCCGCTGGACTATAAAAACGGATGGTTACCTGAATGTTTATTTTCATCCATGGGAATTCACCGATCTGGATGATCCGGAGCGCTTTGGCTTTCCAGGATATGTACGCAAGAATACCGGTGTGAAAATGATCAGCAGAATGGATCAGTTTATCCATAAATTAAAACAGAAAAACGCAGAGTTTGTGACGATTGCTTCTTTTGTGAAGCGGGTATCCAAACCAATATAA
- the ggt gene encoding gamma-glutamyltransferase: MQRIIRARLFLNINGFLLITAVLLSGCAGTQPARKNEKDYRNGMVVSASPFASKVGLDILKKGGNAVDAAVAVQFALAVVYPNAGNIGGGGFMVYRAADGSSNTLDFREKAGAAASRDMYLDQSGAPIVDKSLYGQLAAGVPGSVAGMVTAHEKYGKLPWATLVEPAILLARNGFPLSKQQVGEFNELREKLLQFNPDGTALLKDGKWTEGELLKQEELASTLELIRDQGRAGFYEGKVADLLLKEMNRGGGILTKADLQHYQAIWRRPITGTYKDYRIITMPPPSSGGIALIQLLKSVEPFPLKKWGFQQDSTVQLMVEAERRVYADRATHLGDPDFYDVPANALMKDQYIKDRMKSMDWLKATPSASVKAGAVQGKEHEETTHYSIVDQEGNAVSVTTTLNGSYGATVVVKGAGFLLNNEMDDFSVKPGAANMYGLIGGEANAIAPGKRMLSSMTPTILEKDGKLFMVVGTPGGSTIITSVFQTILNVIEFDHNMQQAVSAKRFHHQWLPDLIYTEKGAIDSITRVKLQAKGYIIAPRGPMGRVDAILKTKQGGYQGAADPRGDDQWLGW, encoded by the coding sequence ATGCAGCGGATTATAAGGGCTAGATTATTTTTAAATATCAATGGGTTTTTGCTGATTACGGCCGTCCTATTATCAGGATGTGCAGGTACTCAGCCGGCTAGGAAAAATGAGAAAGACTACCGCAATGGGATGGTAGTTTCTGCCAGTCCTTTTGCCTCGAAAGTAGGGCTGGACATTTTGAAAAAAGGTGGAAATGCGGTGGATGCCGCAGTAGCCGTCCAATTTGCACTAGCCGTAGTATACCCCAATGCCGGAAATATCGGGGGCGGTGGTTTTATGGTTTATCGCGCTGCGGATGGCAGCAGCAATACCCTTGATTTTAGAGAAAAAGCCGGTGCTGCAGCATCAAGAGATATGTACCTGGATCAATCTGGTGCACCTATTGTCGATAAAAGCCTGTATGGGCAGCTGGCAGCTGGTGTTCCCGGTTCAGTTGCAGGTATGGTGACCGCACATGAAAAATATGGAAAATTGCCTTGGGCAACTTTAGTAGAGCCGGCAATTTTACTCGCCAGAAATGGTTTCCCCCTGAGCAAGCAGCAGGTGGGAGAGTTCAATGAGCTTCGCGAAAAATTACTGCAATTCAATCCGGATGGTACCGCTTTGCTGAAAGATGGCAAATGGACCGAAGGGGAGCTGCTGAAACAGGAAGAACTGGCCAGTACGCTGGAGCTGATCCGTGATCAAGGAAGGGCAGGGTTTTACGAAGGTAAAGTGGCGGATCTTTTATTAAAGGAAATGAATCGTGGTGGCGGTATCCTGACTAAAGCAGATTTACAACACTATCAGGCGATCTGGCGCAGGCCGATCACCGGAACATATAAAGATTACCGCATCATTACCATGCCTCCCCCATCCAGTGGAGGAATTGCGCTGATTCAGCTCTTGAAATCTGTGGAGCCATTTCCATTGAAAAAATGGGGATTCCAGCAGGATTCTACCGTACAGCTCATGGTGGAAGCAGAAAGAAGGGTGTATGCCGATCGTGCCACGCATTTGGGTGACCCAGATTTCTATGACGTTCCTGCAAATGCATTAATGAAAGATCAGTACATTAAGGACCGGATGAAAAGCATGGACTGGCTAAAGGCAACGCCCAGCGCTTCAGTTAAAGCAGGTGCAGTCCAGGGAAAAGAACATGAAGAAACCACGCATTATTCTATTGTAGATCAGGAAGGGAATGCAGTTTCTGTAACCACTACCCTGAACGGCTCCTATGGTGCAACAGTAGTAGTGAAAGGCGCAGGATTTCTACTCAACAATGAAATGGATGATTTTTCTGTGAAACCAGGGGCAGCCAATATGTATGGCCTGATTGGCGGCGAAGCGAATGCAATCGCGCCAGGAAAACGTATGCTGAGCTCTATGACGCCTACTATTCTTGAAAAAGATGGAAAACTATTCATGGTCGTGGGGACGCCTGGAGGATCGACGATTATAACGTCTGTTTTTCAGACCATTCTAAATGTGATCGAATTTGACCATAATATGCAGCAGGCAGTGTCTGCTAAACGTTTTCACCACCAATGGTTACCCGATTTGATCTATACTGAAAAAGGAGCAATAGATTCGATCACCCGCGTTAAACTGCAAGCTAAAGGCTATATCATTGCACCAAGAGGACCAATGGGTAGAGTAGACGCAATCCTGAAAACAAAACAAGGTGGTTATCAGGGTGCTGCAGATCCGCGTGGTGATGATCAATGGCTCGGTTGGTAG
- a CDS encoding AMP-dependent synthetase/ligase yields MAVNITRVFDLLQYNLENFPKEEFISGKVKGEWKKYSTQHFCETVDTLSRGLLGIGVKKGSKVAVMSANRPEWNITDFAIIQLGAYQVPLYPTLAEHDIKFILENAAVNVVFVADELIYQKVKIAAAELTSELKVYSFDPVKGIPSWEELLEAGKAQGGLDLEVYRAEVKADDILTLIYTSGTTGTPKGVMLTHDNLVKNFEKSSVLVPPGLHKALSFLPLSHIFERMIVYLHMYKGASVYYAESMETIVGDIQFVKPNAFSTVPRLLEKVYDKIMEKGKELTGIKRGIFFWALSVAEKFEFDNGPFYKFKLGIARKLVFKKWQEALGGEIVVIVSGGAALNARLCRIFWAAGMPVMEGYGLTETSPVITVNYIGATRFGTVGPPIDGVEVKIAEDGEVLARGHNIMKGYYNHPELTAESIDKDGWFHTGDIGELIEGRFLKITDRKKEIFKTAGGKYVAPQMLENKLKESPLVEQVMVLGENRKFPSALIIPTFAALKTWCAKKGIAYTTNELMIKDPQVLKKYDEIVAFSGKEFGKWEQVKRIALLSKEWSIEGGELTPKLSLKRKVILEKNGLIIEKIYTDAADYKG; encoded by the coding sequence ATGGCTGTAAATATCACACGCGTATTTGATTTACTTCAATACAATTTAGAGAATTTTCCCAAAGAGGAGTTTATAAGTGGTAAGGTTAAAGGGGAGTGGAAAAAATATAGTACCCAGCATTTTTGTGAAACGGTGGATACACTGAGCAGAGGTTTGCTGGGGATCGGTGTCAAAAAAGGGTCAAAGGTTGCTGTTATGTCTGCCAATCGCCCGGAATGGAACATTACAGACTTCGCAATTATACAGTTAGGTGCCTACCAGGTACCTTTATACCCGACATTAGCGGAGCATGACATTAAGTTTATTTTGGAAAATGCAGCTGTGAATGTTGTTTTTGTAGCGGATGAACTGATCTATCAAAAAGTAAAAATAGCTGCTGCAGAATTGACATCGGAGCTGAAGGTGTATAGTTTCGATCCGGTAAAAGGAATTCCCTCCTGGGAGGAATTGCTGGAGGCAGGGAAGGCTCAGGGCGGACTGGACTTGGAAGTTTACCGTGCGGAAGTGAAAGCTGATGATATTTTAACCTTAATCTATACCTCTGGTACTACAGGTACACCAAAAGGAGTGATGCTGACCCATGACAACCTGGTGAAAAATTTTGAAAAGTCTTCGGTGCTGGTGCCTCCTGGACTCCACAAGGCATTGAGCTTTTTACCATTATCGCATATTTTTGAACGCATGATTGTGTACCTCCACATGTACAAAGGAGCATCAGTATATTATGCAGAAAGTATGGAAACTATTGTGGGCGACATACAATTTGTGAAACCCAATGCTTTCTCTACTGTTCCACGTTTGCTGGAAAAGGTATACGATAAAATTATGGAGAAAGGAAAGGAATTAACAGGCATCAAAAGAGGCATATTTTTCTGGGCGCTTTCCGTTGCGGAAAAATTCGAATTCGATAACGGTCCTTTTTATAAGTTCAAACTCGGCATTGCCAGAAAGCTGGTCTTTAAGAAATGGCAGGAAGCGCTGGGCGGCGAAATTGTGGTGATTGTTTCTGGAGGAGCTGCTTTAAACGCGCGTTTATGCAGGATTTTCTGGGCAGCAGGAATGCCGGTCATGGAAGGATACGGCTTAACAGAAACTTCGCCGGTGATCACGGTAAATTATATCGGGGCCACCAGATTTGGAACTGTAGGGCCGCCGATTGATGGCGTAGAAGTGAAGATTGCTGAAGATGGGGAAGTATTGGCCCGCGGACATAACATTATGAAAGGCTATTATAACCATCCAGAACTGACTGCTGAGTCTATAGACAAAGACGGCTGGTTCCATACCGGAGATATTGGCGAACTGATCGAAGGCAGGTTCCTGAAAATCACCGATCGTAAAAAAGAAATCTTTAAAACGGCAGGCGGCAAATACGTAGCTCCACAGATGCTGGAAAATAAATTGAAAGAATCCCCTTTGGTGGAGCAGGTAATGGTACTTGGTGAAAACAGAAAGTTTCCATCGGCCTTAATTATTCCTACTTTTGCAGCGCTGAAAACCTGGTGTGCTAAAAAGGGAATTGCTTATACCACCAATGAACTGATGATCAAAGATCCGCAGGTATTGAAAAAGTATGATGAAATTGTTGCTTTTAGCGGCAAGGAGTTTGGCAAATGGGAACAGGTGAAACGCATTGCATTGCTCTCCAAAGAGTGGAGCATTGAAGGCGGTGAGCTGACCCCTAAACTGAGCTTAAAAAGAAAGGTCATTCTGGAGAAAAACGGACTGATCATAGAAAAAATTTATACAGATGCAGCGGATTATAAGGGCTAG